In Elusimicrobium sp., one genomic interval encodes:
- a CDS encoding FKBP-type peptidyl-prolyl cis-trans isomerase, translating into MKKLLLLVMLITPLMGFAQETPSATTAEASAERNKMLYSLGFLLGNNLKNQLVLDNEDDYKALSQGMRDSLLHKKPQTDVEKYKPQIIQKYKDDAKTISAKYEAEQKKYLADFQKEKGVKTLDNGAMIKLSRAGKGKNPKADSTVKVHYTGTLIDGTKFDSSRDRGEAFQTKLTDVIPCWTKAVQQMKPGARATVVCPADTAYGNRPVGNIPPNSTLIFDVELLELGQ; encoded by the coding sequence ATGAAAAAATTATTGTTACTTGTTATGTTGATAACCCCGCTTATGGGGTTTGCGCAAGAAACGCCCTCGGCTACTACGGCGGAGGCCTCTGCCGAACGCAACAAAATGTTGTATTCGTTGGGTTTTTTGCTGGGCAATAATCTTAAAAATCAGTTAGTATTGGATAACGAAGACGATTATAAAGCCCTTTCCCAAGGTATGCGCGATAGTCTGTTGCATAAAAAACCGCAAACCGATGTGGAAAAATACAAACCGCAAATTATCCAAAAATACAAAGATGATGCCAAAACGATTTCCGCCAAATACGAAGCCGAACAAAAAAAATACCTGGCTGATTTCCAAAAAGAAAAAGGTGTAAAAACCTTGGATAACGGGGCGATGATTAAACTTTCCCGCGCCGGGAAAGGCAAAAACCCGAAAGCGGACAGTACGGTAAAAGTGCACTATACCGGCACTTTAATCGATGGGACTAAGTTCGACAGTTCCCGCGACCGCGGCGAGGCCTTCCAAACTAAACTGACCGATGTAATTCCGTGTTGGACGAAAGCCGTTCAGCAAATGAAACCCGGTGCCCGCGCCACGGTAGTGTGTCCGGCCGATACTGCTTACGGAAATCGCCCGGTGGGGAATATCCCGCCTAATTCCACCTTGATTTTTGATGTGGAACTATTAGAATTGGGGCAATAA
- the lpoB gene encoding penicillin-binding protein activator LpoB, with the protein MKKLLVVLLVAPLFFACSTSVERVETNLIKDVSGGWNDTDAQMVAQEMITDCLASGWYNKFTTRYGKEPTVIVGTVNNKTMEHINTSVFIEEVQRALINSGKVNFVASSEERGDLRTERLEQDEFASEATRKAFGKEVGADYMLSGVLNSVVDKSGSKALVFYQTNLKLIDIETNQIVWNGQKQIKKYVKHSKVTW; encoded by the coding sequence ATGAAAAAACTTTTAGTTGTTTTGCTGGTTGCTCCGCTTTTTTTCGCGTGCAGTACCAGTGTAGAACGCGTAGAAACTAATTTAATAAAAGATGTGAGCGGCGGTTGGAACGATACCGATGCCCAAATGGTTGCCCAAGAAATGATTACCGATTGTTTAGCCAGCGGTTGGTATAACAAGTTTACCACCCGTTACGGCAAAGAACCCACCGTTATTGTCGGCACGGTTAATAATAAAACCATGGAACACATCAATACTTCCGTGTTTATAGAAGAAGTGCAACGCGCTCTTATCAATTCGGGCAAAGTGAACTTTGTTGCCTCTTCGGAAGAACGCGGTGATCTTCGCACCGAACGCTTGGAACAAGATGAATTTGCCAGCGAAGCCACCCGCAAAGCCTTCGGCAAAGAAGTAGGAGCCGATTATATGCTCAGCGGTGTGCTGAACTCCGTGGTGGATAAATCCGGCAGCAAAGCCCTGGTATTCTATCAAACCAACTTGAAACTAATTGATATTGAAACCAACCAAATCGTTTGGAACGGTCAAAAACAAATCAAAAAATATGTAAAACACAGTAAAGTAACCTGGTAG